Sequence from the Oxyura jamaicensis isolate SHBP4307 breed ruddy duck chromosome 28 unlocalized genomic scaffold, BPBGC_Ojam_1.0 oxy28_random_OJ72768, whole genome shotgun sequence genome:
GGGGGGCGCGGCGCGGCCGGagccggcggggcgggggccaGGTGCCAGTGcggggggcgcggcggggccggggctcgggCTCGATGCCCCCGCGGGGTCATTTCCCGGTGCCTTCCTTCCCCCAGGGCCGGAGCCGGAGCTGAAAAACGTCCCCGGGCCCCGATCCTGAGCCCGCACCCGCGGTGTGGAGCAGCGGAAGGGACCCTGGGCCCAGCCGGTGCCAACGATGTTCCCTCAAAACCGGCCCCCGGTGAGTGAGTGGCCCCGGCCTCGTTCCCTCGCCGTGCACGTGGCTCCGGGCCTGCTCCGGAGCTGAGATCCTGCGGGGCTGCCCACTGCCCACTCCCGGTGCCTGTCCCCGTGGCGGGGTGCCTGGGGTGCTTGTGGCCATCATCCCTCCAGAACCCACGTCTGTGCCCTGGAGTTTGGCTTTGCCACATGCTAGGGGCTGGCTCAGGGCCGGACGCGGGGCAGTCCGATGGGGCAGGTAGAAAGCGACTGGGGCCAGGCAGTGCCCAGACACCGGGgcccctgtgccctgctgctgggccagggcaggggtgggagcaggcCATGCTCTGCCCCGGGCACACCTCACGCACCGCTGGTTGTTAATTCTCCTCTCATGGTCCAGTGACCAAACTGTTACTGAAGAGGTGGAAGGCCGTGGCCCTTCGTGGCTGGCCATgcctgcttttctctgaaataactCCTGTCTCCTGCGTGGGCCACCATCCCCACTGTGTTgacagccccttccccagggtGTGGGGACCCTCGGGACTCGCGAGCCCAGTGGGTGCTGGCCtggtcccagccccagcaggcaccTGGGCCAGCAGCCATGACCCCAACCATCCCCTCCTGTACCCAGGCCCATCTCCAGGCACCCTCCGCTGCATCAGGTACCGCTGTTGGCACCAGCACTATCCCTGCCACCCCGCAGTCCCTGAAGCTGACATACCCTGAGACCTTGGACCGCATCAAGGAGGAATTCCAGTTCCTGCAGAACCAATACCACAGGTGAGAGCTGCCAGAGCCTGTGTGCCAGCACAGCGCTGGGCACTTACCCGGAGCTGGCAGGCAGCGGTTCCCTGTGGTGCTGGGCGCTTGCatggctggcaggaggcaccGGGAGGCTCCCTTCATCCGTGGGGCTGTTTTGCCAGGCAGCACCGCGGTAGCTGGAGAAGATGCCACGCGAGGGGGAAGGTCACGCTCACCTGCCTCCTGCCAAAAGCCCTAGGGGTGGTGCTGGCTGGGGGGTGCTCAGCTGGCTCCTGTGCTGTGCCGGAGCTGTCATGTAGCGGAGCCCtggtccctctgctcccctcgctGCTGGGCGGGAttgccgccccctccccgcagAGCTGGTTGGAGCAAGGATTGAAACGCAGCTTGGCTTTGTAGTTTGCTCCATTTGGGAAGCAGATGCCGGGGAGGGGGACTAACGCTCCCTGTGGGTTGTTCCCTGACACATGGATCCCCTCACTGccctctgcctcttcctccccagcctcttTCCCACCCCCCTCTCAGGTGGTTTCCTTGGCTTGTGCAGGGAGAAGGAGCTCAATCTGTGAGCAGGAGGTTGAAGCATGTGGTGTGTGGGGAGGGCTCTGCCCTGCTTGGCCCGGGAGCCCTTGCCTGGTggaggggcgcgggggggggggggggctcagtctctcctctctctttatttttacagcttgaAGTTAGAATGTGAAAAGCTggcaacagaaaaaacagaaatccagCGTCATTATGTCATGGTTAGTGAGTTCCACCTGAAAGGAGTGAGGCTGCTGGGGGGTTTCTCCTCTGAGCCATCAAAGGACATGCAGCACCGGGATGCCTCGGCTCCCCAGCGTGTTTGGGTTTTGGGGCCAGACCCCACACCCTGCTTCCTGCGCTTGTGACTGTCTTTGCCCCCCAAACAAGCCGTGGTGTTTGAGCCACAGCAGCTTGCGGAGGGGGTGGCGAAAGCCGCCTCCATGCGGGTCATCCCCTGGGGAGCCCGGCAGTGCCGGTGGCGTCGGGCTGAGCTCGTGCACCAGCGCCGGAGAGGACTCGCCATCCCCGAGCACGCTGACGCTGCCTTCTCTTCTGGCAGTACTACGAGATGTCCTACGGCCTGAACATCGAGATGCACAAACAGGTAGGCTTGGTGCCAGGGAGACAAGCTCTGTTCGCTGCCTTCGTGTGCCTGATTGTCCCCAGGGGCTGAGGAGTGCCCTGTGGGGGGGAGCCACACGTCCCCTCGCTGCCTCCCCCCTCTTGCAGAGCCACGCTCTGGGCCgccagctgctcctgggctcAGAGGCAGAAGGCTTCTtctcatctatttttaaaaaaagctgcagaGGAGCCCGATGAGGTGTGCTCCCACCGGCCACTCCCTGCCAACTGTTGCATGGGAGCCAGCTCTGGCACAGAGGTGTCAGTCCCTGACCCCCCAGCgcagtgctggggctgttcGCGTGGGTGCTCATGCCCCGTGCTGCTGGCCCCACTGAGGGCATCTCATGAGCACCATGGGTCTGCCTGCAGCCGTGTCCTCCCCGCCCGCCAGTGTCCCCTGGCTGGGCTGTGCTCGCCGCAGTGCCTGTTGCTGCTGGCCGCCCACTGCCTCTGGCTGTGGCCATGAGGAACCCCTGCACCActgtgctctgccagctgccatCGCGCAGGGCAGGGCTGCATGGGAGCTGCCGGGGTcagagccccgggggggggggtgtccaGTTCCCCCCCTGCCCTCTATTCCCCCAGCCTGGTGATGTGCCACGGCCAGGGGCCAAGCACTTGCATCCCCCCAGGAAGCGTCTGCCTCCGTTCTGCTGGCAGAAGCAGGGGGGTCCCTAGTTAGCGCTGCCATCACCCGGCCCTGCGTCCCCTGGTGCTGGCCTGGGCCGGGGCAGGTTGGCTCTGGGTTCGTTTTGCGGGTGCTGGGTCTGGGGGGTGATGGCCCAGCTCCACGGGCATGGTGCTCGAGGCAGCCACAGGCTCAGCAGGGGATGCTGGAGGCAGGGATGGGCAGGAgatgttaattttttattgttgttttgtttttggcatGAAACTAGCctgtagctttttaaaaaaaacacgtCCCCAAATGTGCCTGGCCTTGGACTTGCTTACCGCCAGCCAGAGGGGAGGTGAcggtgctggtggctgggggggctgcaaaCAGCATGATCATTTTTCATGCTGAGAGCGTTAAAGTGCCAGTAAATTGCACATTAACGAGTGCGAGTGAATTGGAGGCAGCTCTCcccaaggagctgctgcccatcaGTGCATTAGGGAAGAGAATCCATCACTGCCGGCCCCAGGAGACAGCTAAATCCTTCCCAGAACTGCCGGCTGCCAAATctccttgcttgcttttttttttttttttttttcccttttttttttttttttttcctctttctttcttctctatctccttttttcctccctcgGAAGGGGAAGTGAGGGCGGATGCTGGATTGTTTCTGCTGTCTGTGGGTCTGGTAGAAACAAGTTGGTGGTTGCGCCGGAGGGTGGCAAGAAGGTGTCCCGGGCTCGGTGTCCCTCTGagggctgggcagcactgcagccccctctcccccttgCCCCCAGCTCTGGATGTGCTCAAGGTCCCTGGTTGAGAGATCGGGGGTCTGACTGGGGCTGTGCAGCTTCTGATCCCCTGATGGGGCCCTCTTCTCTCAGCCCCCCAGTGCTCCCTTCCTCCTCGTTGGGGTCCCCCCTGCTCTGGGTagggtgctgctgggagcagccccgtACCTGGAGCCCTGCACCAGGGCATCCCCAGTGCTCCTGGCAAGGCAGATGCGAGGGTTCAGGAAGCACCGCTGCGCtttgtgccctgctgctgggctggaggaCAGCGGGGTCTGCTCTGCCACTGACTGTGGGCAGCGGGGCACTGTGCCCTGGCAGAGCTTGGACTCCCGTCCTTTCCTGGGGCTCTGGAGGAGGTCAGATCCGTCCCAGGGCTTTGGGGCAGGTGGTGCAGGGTGTCGGGCTCCTGCTTTTGGAGGCGGTGGTGTTAGGAAGCTTCCCTGGTCCTACCCAGGGAGTTTCAGCTCTGGGGAGCCAGTGGGGCCCCTTGGTGGGAGGGGGCTCTAGTGGCCTCTCGGCCCTGCCCCCACCCTGATGGTGCCCCCCTCTCCAACTCCTTGCAGACGGAGATAGCGAAGCGGCTGAATGTGATCTGCGCCCAGCTCATCCCGTTCCTGTCTCAGGAGGTGGGTGagccctcccgcagccccaTCGCTCGGGTTGCTTCTCCCAGTTCCCTGGGGAGCTGAGCTGGCTGCCCAGTGCTGACTCCTcgctccctgccagcaccagcagcaagtGGTCCAGGCCGTGGAGCGTGCGAAGCAGGTGACTATGACCGACCTGAACGCGGCCATCGGGGTACGTTGACCCTCTGCCCCCATCCCTGGCCAGGAGGGTGCTGGGCTCCCACAGGTGACGGCACCTCCTGAGCTGGCACCGGCCCAGGGCTGCAGACCCATTCTGCCCGTAGCTgagtcggggggggggggggggggggggcagccaaGGTGTTTGGGGGGCTATGTCAGTAGGAATGGGACTGGGGGTGCAGCTGTGCCCCCAGAGACACCACTGCTGATACAGCGATGGGATAGCAGGGCATTAGGGCGAGGCCgtgtcctgcagccctgggtGGGCGTGGGGGGCCGCCACcatccctgcctgtccctcaTTCCCTTGAGGCTGTGGTGACAGGGATATGGGGGTTCTTGGGGTAGGTGACCCTAGTCCCAGGgtgggaggtggcagcaggtAGGATGTGATGACCCCCCCCCAGTGGGTTGGGGATGCCCCGGGAGCCTGACCCCCTTCAGCCCCCAacccctgctggctgctgtcttCACCTGGGCCCTTTGTCTCtgctctcttcccctgctccccttcAGCACCAGCTCCAGACCCAGCACCTCTCGCACCACGTGCCCCCCATCCCGCTGACCCCCCACCCCTCCGGCATGCAGCCCGCTGGCCTTGCCAGCCTTGGGAGTGCTTCGGGGCTTCTGGCGCTCTCGGGGGCGCTGGGGGCCCAGGCTCAGCTCCTTGCCAAAGACGACCGCGGAGTCCATGACGCCGAGCACCGGGGTGAGTGGCAGGATGGAGCTGGGGTGGAGGGGCCCTGCTGGGcttggggggctgggggggctggtgCGAGATGTCCCAGCCAAGAGGCACCTCCCGGGcgtgctggggagggctgggccAGGCTCATCCCTGCTGCGGTGGTGCCAgtgccccggggctgggccgAAGGCCCCGGCACCCGCGGGAGGAGCGAGCGCTGTGCGGTGGCACAGCCATgtccctgcttccctcctggtcctgctgctcGGCCACGTCACCATGGAGACAGAGCGGGACCCAGGGCCTGTAAGTGTCTTTCGCAGCTGTTTCCCTCCCGCggtgtgggtgctgctggtgtcggggtccctgggggggggggtgccggCGTCCCTGGGGAGGGGTTTTCCCAGTGTCACAGAGCCCCGAGCAGCATCCCCGTCCTTGCTCCTTCGTCTGCTGGCATGGAAGCTGCGCCAGGACCctgtgtgctgggagccccacaTGGTGCTGGCTCTCTGAGAGCAGACCGCTGCCCCCCCACCACTAGTGCTGTTCCCCCCTGCCCAGAGCTCCCTAGCATTGCCTCCCCTGCCCATAACACTGTTCCCCTCTGTCCAGAGCTCCCTAgcgctgccccctgcccccccaacacttcccccagcccctagcactgccccccagcccctaaCACAGTTCCCCCTGCCCAGAGCTCCCTGGCGCTGCCCAATGGGGAGCGGGCGCGAGCCATCTCCGAGTACCTGAGCAACACCAAGAAGAGGAAGGTGGAGGAGAAGGACTTTGTGACAGACTACGTGAgtgtggggaaggggctgggggctcagcaCATCCCCGGCCCCCCTTTGCcaggctgggaggagctgcCTGGGCCCCTGGGCTCTTccaggcagggcagccccagcccatgCGGCTCCAACCTTTCCCTGTGTTTCAGGGCAGCGACGCGGACAAAAGCGAAGACAACCTGGTGGTCGATGAGGTCAGTGCACAGGGTGCTGGGTCCGTGGGTGCTGCCCACCCACCTGCCTGAGTATGGGGACATTATGGGCGAAGGGAGGCACACAGAGAGGAGGCGGTGGTGGTAGACTCTGGGTCCAGgctcccagcctccagctcGCTGCTGGTGCATGGCTGGGGCCGTCCCTGCTCTGCtcatctccccttccccctgcccaggACCCTTCGTCCCCGCACAGCGTCCACTCCTACTCATCCCGCGAGAATGGGGTGGAAAAGCTGCcactggggaggaaggaggctgtGCCGCTCAGCCCAACCTCCATGGCCTCCTCGAGCAGCACCTCCCCATCCCGCAGCAAGGATGTGCCCACAGTACGTACGCTGTTTTCCTCAGGGCTTGCTTCCCTACCGCCCAGGGCTTGGCCGTCCACTGCCCTAAACCCACCCAGAAAGGGGTGTGGGGTGATGCTCGGGGGGATGGGGAGGGCCCCTGCCCTGTTGGACCCCTGTCCCGTTGGACCCCCATCCCATGTACCCTGCAGCACCGCTGGGTTCAGGGCTGGGGACCAGGGACCAGCTTGCTGAGGGCCTCAGGAGCCCTCCCTCCAACAGGAGGAGGGTCCTGTGTGACCCCCCCCCGCTCTGCTCTGGCAGGTGGAGAAGGCAGGGACACCCAGCCTCAAGTCCAGCACCCCCACATCCCAGGGCGATGCCGCGACCCCAGGctccagtggtgcccagcagtTCCGCCCCACCGCCCCCAAGGCCCCTGTGGACCCCCTGGGTGAGCCCTGCCTGGGCAGTGCCTGCAAGCGGCACCAATCTGTGGTCCTGTGGAGCCGGGCCCTGCTCTGTGTCCCCGTCCCATTGTGCCGCCTCTCCCCTCACAGCCCTGGGCCTGAGGACCCCGCTGGGAGTGCAGAGCCCCTACTCTGCCACCTTCGGCATGGCTCACCCTGCCGTCAACGGGGACATGGCTGGGGCTGGCGCCTATGCCAGCCTCCATCTCGTGTCCCCACAGCTCAACGGGGCCGCAGCTGCTGTGGGAGCCGGCAGCTACGGGCGGTCTCCCCTGGTGCGTGAGCCCCCTGCCCGTGGGGTGTGGGGCCATGGGCGGGGAGCTGCTCTCACCCCATGTCCCCTCCAGGTTGGCTATGACCCACACCCACACATGCGCgtcccagggctggcagccggCATGCAAGTGGGGACGTCGGGGAAGCCGTAAGTGGTCTTGGGCTGGGCGGTGATGGGAGATCAAGGTgtcctgctgggcagggggcacgTACTGATGGGAGTGCAGCCCCCTGGGAGCACTGATTCCTAGGTGCCCAGATGCCGCTGATACCTCTCCACTTGAAAATCCATCCTCAAACAGTGGTCGTGGGCCAGGCACTCTGGGTCTGGTGCGGCGCCAACTGCGCTCGGTGCAGGAGCTTCACTCTGTCACTATTCTGTGCCCTTCCAGCGCCTACTCCTTCCATGTCAGTGCTGACGGGCAGATGCAGCCAGTGCCGTTCCCCCCTGATGCCCTCCTGGGCTCCGGCATCCCCCGGCATGCGCGGCAACTCCACAGCCTGGCCCACGGCGAGGTGGTCTGCGCCGTCACCATCAGCAACTCTACGCGCCATGTCTACACTGGGGGCAAGGGCTGCGTGAAGGTGTGGGACGTGGGGCAGCCAGGCACCAAGACAGCCGTGGCTCAGCTGGACTGCTTGGTatggggggcgcggggggcacTGGGGGCCCTGGCATGCAGGGGATGGGTCCGGATCCCCCTGGGAGAGTGGGTGGGAGCTGCGTCCGTTTGGGGGCTGCTGCCGTGCGCTCCAGGGCAGGGACGTGACAACTGTGGCACGACTTTGGCAAAAACCTCTGTGTTTTGGGTGGACATGGTGTCAGGCTGCAGCGAGGGAGGGTGGCTCTGTGGTGCCTGCGTGCTGCTCCAACTTCTCTgactgcccccagcccctggggccTGGCACCaaagggctgcaggcaggagctccACAGGCACCACCCGGCTGGGCACAAGGCCTAGCCAGTTTcagcccctgcctctgccctggctCTCCCAGGGCTTACTGAAGCTGCAGCTCTCACCCCAGAACATTTTTAATCTGTGTTCTTTGAGTTTATTCTGAACGGGCTGCTAGGAGTGGAGCTCCTGGGCCTGCTTCGAACATCCCCAGCCTATGTCCTCCTCTCCTCTGGCCTCggggcctgggcagcctgacAAATATTCCTGGATGGTGCTCACCAAGAGGATATGGATCACCAGATGCATATACAAGGAACTCACCGGGTCCTCACCAGCTCAAGCTGCAACAGAGCCTCAGAAAGAGGGAGCAGGGTCGTTGTAGTGCGCAGAGCTTGGGGCTGCTGTGGCCTTGCCCCATGTCTGCTttcagcaggggggttgaaaggggctggaggtggggggggggggccggggtgGGGGCAGGGGCATCCCACTGCCATGCATGGAACAGTTGCATCCCCACGCTCCTCAGGGCAGGAGAcatgggggctgtggggctacccctgcctggccctgctgccctggggggcctgctggggctctgccctgGGGGAAGGGGGCAGACAGGGTAAGGTGGGtgcagaaaggcagcaggggaaggggctaaCAGGGTCTTCCCTGCACCCCAGA
This genomic interval carries:
- the LOC118158499 gene encoding transducin-like enhancer protein 1, translated to MFPQNRPPAHLQAPSAASGTAVGTSTIPATPQSLKLTYPETLDRIKEEFQFLQNQYHSLKLECEKLATEKTEIQRHYVMYYEMSYGLNIEMHKQTEIAKRLNVICAQLIPFLSQEHQQQVVQAVERAKQVTMTDLNAAIGHQLQTQHLSHHVPPIPLTPHPSGMQPAGLASLGSASGLLALSGALGAQAQLLAKDDRGVHDAEHRERDPGPSSLALPNGERARAISEYLSNTKKRKVEEKDFVTDYGSDADKSEDNLVVDEDPSSPHSVHSYSSRENGVEKLPLGRKEAVPLSPTSMASSSSTSPSRSKDVPTVEKAGTPSLKSSTPTSQGDAATPGSSGAQQFRPTAPKAPVDPLALGLRTPLGVQSPYSATFGMAHPAVNGDMAGAGAYASLHLVSPQLNGAAAAVGAGSYGRSPLVGYDPHPHMRVPGLAAGMQVGTSGKPAYSFHVSADGQMQPVPFPPDALLGSGIPRHARQLHSLAHGEVVCAVTISNSTRHVYTGGKGCVKVWDVGQPGTKTAVAQLDCLNRDNYIRSCKLLP